Proteins encoded in a region of the Streptomyces sp. PCS3-D2 genome:
- a CDS encoding AAA family ATPase: MTDHRTRTRRTMVERDAELAIVEEALERLTGPGPDAGGALLAFSGPAGLGKTTLLAELRRRAHARSCTVLAARGGEQEQSQPFHVARQLIQPQLAGTSEPELRAALGGWYSIVGPALGLCAPEQGAPPDPQGLRDGLDWILTHLVVKRAPVTLVLDDAHWADPESLSWLAAFAPRAEHLPLLLVVAYRPDELPAHADAFRTLPGRAGHRPLPLSPLTPAAVAALVRGVIGDHADDAFCQEAWNVTAGNPFEAVELTAKVRGRGLRPVQENAAQLADLAAAQRGSGLVARLERLGPSTVRFAWACAVLGTAIPQDIAARVAALGTEEAAGATARLRDARILSAAGTTPGHEPETGLEFVHPLIATAIYRAIPDALRVALHGKAAAAVVDAGLGCSAAARHLLETHPENDPWVVRTLREAAAENLRAGAPDAARRQLARALREPPDFDERAAVLYELGCASLLTEPANTVNHLRAALTEPFDDPALRQGIVIRLAQVLAHSDRLAEASECLAREIAQTPDVRARLRLQSEQFMWDAFNAAETDSPARSRRLTRLADRLTGRDLTERYVIALRAWDACLRGEPVDVVLHHAGRVLEQPFSWAHEDRGFEVPVLVGLGQVQSLVACPVEWLCR, translated from the coding sequence ATGACGGACCACCGGACGCGCACACGGCGCACCATGGTCGAACGCGACGCCGAACTCGCCATCGTCGAAGAGGCCCTGGAGCGGCTCACCGGTCCCGGGCCCGACGCCGGCGGCGCGCTGCTGGCCTTCTCCGGCCCCGCCGGACTCGGCAAGACCACCCTGCTCGCCGAGCTGCGCCGCCGCGCACACGCCCGATCCTGCACCGTCCTCGCCGCCCGCGGCGGCGAACAGGAGCAGAGCCAGCCCTTCCACGTCGCCCGCCAGCTCATCCAGCCCCAGCTCGCCGGCACCTCCGAGCCGGAACTGCGCGCCGCCCTCGGCGGTTGGTACTCCATCGTCGGCCCCGCCCTCGGACTCTGCGCCCCCGAACAGGGCGCCCCGCCCGACCCGCAGGGCCTGCGCGACGGCCTCGACTGGATCCTCACCCACCTCGTCGTCAAGCGCGCCCCCGTCACCCTCGTCCTCGACGACGCGCACTGGGCCGACCCCGAGTCGCTGAGCTGGCTCGCCGCCTTCGCCCCGCGCGCCGAACACCTGCCGCTGCTCCTCGTCGTCGCCTACCGCCCCGACGAACTGCCCGCGCACGCCGACGCCTTCCGCACCCTGCCCGGCCGCGCGGGGCACCGCCCCCTGCCGCTCTCCCCGCTCACCCCGGCCGCCGTCGCGGCGCTCGTCCGCGGGGTCATCGGCGACCACGCCGACGACGCCTTCTGCCAAGAGGCCTGGAACGTCACCGCAGGCAATCCCTTCGAAGCCGTCGAACTCACCGCCAAGGTCCGCGGCAGGGGGCTGCGCCCCGTCCAGGAGAACGCTGCCCAGCTGGCCGACCTCGCCGCCGCCCAGCGCGGCAGCGGCCTCGTCGCCCGCCTCGAACGCCTCGGCCCCTCCACCGTCCGCTTCGCCTGGGCCTGCGCCGTCCTCGGCACCGCCATCCCGCAGGACATAGCCGCCAGGGTCGCCGCCCTCGGCACCGAGGAGGCAGCAGGCGCCACCGCACGCCTGCGGGACGCCCGCATCCTGTCGGCCGCCGGAACCACGCCGGGCCATGAACCGGAAACCGGACTGGAGTTCGTCCACCCCCTCATCGCCACCGCCATCTACCGCGCCATCCCCGACGCGCTGCGCGTCGCCCTGCACGGGAAGGCCGCCGCGGCCGTCGTCGACGCGGGACTGGGCTGCTCCGCCGCAGCCCGCCACCTGCTGGAGACCCACCCCGAGAACGACCCCTGGGTGGTGCGCACCCTGCGCGAGGCGGCCGCGGAGAACCTCCGCGCCGGAGCCCCGGACGCCGCCCGCCGCCAGCTCGCCCGCGCCCTGCGCGAGCCACCCGACTTCGACGAACGCGCCGCCGTCCTCTACGAACTGGGCTGCGCCTCCCTGCTGACCGAGCCCGCCAACACCGTCAACCACCTGCGGGCGGCCCTCACCGAACCCTTCGACGACCCCGCCCTGCGCCAGGGCATCGTCATCCGGCTCGCCCAGGTCCTCGCGCACAGCGACCGCCTCGCCGAGGCCTCGGAATGCCTGGCCCGCGAGATCGCCCAGACCCCGGACGTACGGGCCCGACTGCGCCTACAGTCCGAGCAGTTCATGTGGGACGCCTTCAACGCCGCCGAGACCGACTCCCCGGCCCGGTCCCGGCGCCTCACCCGGCTCGCCGACCGCCTCACCGGCCGCGACCTCACCGAGCGGTACGTGATCGCACTGCGCGCCTGGGACGCCTGCCTGCGCGGTGAGCCGGTCGACGTGGTGCTGCACCACGCCGGCCGGGTGCTGGAGCAGCCCTTCAGCTGGGCCCACGAGGACCGCGGCTTCGAAGTACCCGTACTGGTAGGGCTTGGTCAGGTTCAGTCTTTGGTGGCGTGTCCAGTTGAGTGGCTGTGTCGTTGA